A stretch of the Takifugu flavidus isolate HTHZ2018 chromosome 1, ASM371156v2, whole genome shotgun sequence genome encodes the following:
- the LOC130530877 gene encoding uncharacterized protein LOC130530877, whose product MTTRCEDDDGTSTCSCLDGFIPTNLTDSVCTAACPSGQRFVDNKCVDCPLGYSGINCGENWELVLLIVGPVLGGVLLITLILLITVAVRSKKHRKASSTADIGTPSMSHQSTKAPPINGSKGVPAVARMPRIPRATVHNSPYSSTNLEMIPSNSRQNLITNGRNSRHHEDYGQSRPQNNLYTQIHPVSSSYTPNQGFVNPYYKNDSR is encoded by the exons ATGACCACAAggtgtgaagatgatgatggaacAAGTACATGCAGCTGTCTGGATGGGTTTATTCCCACAAACTTGACTGACAGCGTGTGCACTG CGGCTTGTCCAAGTGGCCAACGGTTCGTGGATAACAAATGCGTAGA CTGTCCGTTGGGTTATTCTGGAATTAACTGTGGTGAAA actgggagctggtgTTGCTAATCGTGGGTCCAGTgctggggggggttctgctcaTCACACTCATTCTTCTGATAACAGTAGCAGTCAG ATCGAAGAAGCACCGCAAGGCCAGCAGCACTGCAGACATTGGAACGCCCTCAATGAGCCACCAGTCCACCAAGGCCCCACCGATCAATGGCAGTAAAGGTGTGCCGGCCGTGGCTAGAATGCCGAGAATCCCACGAGCCACAGTTCACAACAGCCCGTACAGCAGTACCAACCTGGAGATGATCCCAAGCAACAGTCGGCAAAACCTCATTACCAATGGGAGGAACTCG aGGCACCATGAAGACTATGGCCAGAGTCGACCTCAGAACAACCTCTACACTCAGATTCACCCCGTGAGCAGCTCATACACCCCTAACCAAGGCTTCGTGAACCCGTACTACAAGAATGACAGCAGATAA